A stretch of the Pseudomonas helvetica genome encodes the following:
- a CDS encoding BrnT family toxin, whose translation MKAFDIQYDEVKNAANKRKHKGISLADTEPVFYDNNALTLPDSDHDEQRWIVMGKDAVGRVLVVVYTYRDPNFVRIISARIATHNERRQYLEA comes from the coding sequence ATGAAAGCGTTCGACATTCAGTACGACGAAGTAAAAAACGCTGCAAACAAAAGGAAGCACAAGGGCATCAGTCTCGCCGACACAGAACCGGTGTTCTACGACAACAATGCCCTGACGCTCCCGGACAGCGACCATGATGAGCAACGGTGGATCGTTATGGGTAAGGATGCTGTGGGCCGGGTACTGGTGGTTGTCTACACCTACCGCGATCCGAACTTCGTTCGAATCATTTCTGCTCGCATCGCCACCCACAATGAGCGCCGCCAATACCTGGAGGCTTGA
- a CDS encoding ribonuclease T2: protein MKKLYALVALFALTIGSVGMSDARSHRDKQQTESVAGVFDYYLLTLSWSPTFCLTHQNNPQCSGKGYGFVLHGLWPQYAKGGWPESCPPMVPLSPAEQKQGLTLFVTPKLLQHEWSKHGTCSGLGASGYLDMADKAVGTVKIPDKLKPLSTEIYFPAQEIAQMFRQSNPGIPENGIAIVCNGPELSEVRVCLGKDLSFGSCGKGVKSQCRAGDIRVPPMR from the coding sequence ATGAAAAAACTGTATGCACTGGTTGCGCTCTTTGCGCTGACGATTGGCAGCGTCGGCATGAGCGACGCTCGGTCCCATCGCGATAAGCAGCAGACCGAGTCGGTGGCGGGGGTGTTTGATTACTACCTGCTGACGCTGTCCTGGTCGCCGACGTTTTGCCTGACTCATCAGAACAACCCGCAATGCTCGGGCAAAGGCTACGGCTTTGTGCTCCATGGTCTATGGCCGCAATACGCCAAGGGCGGTTGGCCGGAGTCGTGTCCGCCGATGGTGCCGTTGTCGCCAGCGGAGCAGAAGCAAGGGCTGACGCTGTTTGTGACGCCAAAATTGCTTCAGCATGAATGGTCCAAGCACGGCACCTGCAGCGGCCTTGGCGCCTCGGGTTATCTGGATATGGCGGATAAGGCGGTTGGCACGGTGAAGATCCCGGACAAGCTGAAACCCTTGAGCACCGAGATCTACTTCCCGGCGCAGGAAATTGCGCAGATGTTCCGTCAGAGCAATCCCGGGATTCCAGAGAATGGCATCGCGATTGTCTGCAACGGACCCGAGTTGTCGGAAGTGCGCGTGTGCCTGGGTAAAGACTTGTCGTTCGGGTCTTGTGGCAAGGGCGTGAAAAGTCAGTGTCGAGCGGGTGATATTCGGGTTCCGCCAATGCGTTGA
- a CDS encoding isochorismatase family protein, translating into MTSQTLKTASFDVDAQKSFTPLCPDELPVAGGEQIGSELNFMATLASLRVGSKDAHTAQAPWVVAEHSQMFQSTGLEHADITWVSHCVPGTEGFTLLDELPTPYDYDYFVWKGVEPDLHPYGACYHDLHGKLSTGVIEFLNSQGVKRVIVGGLALDFCVKTTALQLAAAGFKVIIHLPACRAISEEGATQAIQDMQQAGISVTATREETASLASA; encoded by the coding sequence ATGACCAGCCAGACCCTGAAAACCGCTTCCTTCGATGTTGATGCGCAAAAGAGCTTCACGCCGTTGTGCCCTGATGAGCTGCCCGTTGCGGGCGGCGAGCAGATCGGTAGCGAGCTGAACTTCATGGCCACCCTGGCCAGCCTGCGTGTCGGCAGCAAGGACGCTCATACGGCTCAGGCCCCGTGGGTGGTGGCCGAGCACTCGCAAATGTTCCAGTCGACCGGCCTCGAACACGCCGATATCACTTGGGTCAGCCACTGTGTCCCTGGCACTGAAGGCTTCACCTTGCTGGACGAGTTGCCGACCCCGTACGACTACGACTACTTCGTCTGGAAGGGTGTCGAGCCGGACCTGCACCCTTACGGCGCCTGCTACCACGACCTGCACGGCAAGCTCTCCACCGGCGTGATCGAGTTCCTGAACAGCCAGGGTGTGAAGCGGGTCATCGTCGGAGGCCTGGCGCTGGACTTCTGCGTCAAGACCACCGCCTTGCAACTGGCCGCTGCCGGTTTCAAGGTGATCATCCACTTGCCGGCCTGCCGGGCCATTAGTGAAGAGGGCGCCACTCAAGCCATTCAAGACATGCAACAAGCGGGAATCTCGGTGACCGCGACCCGCGAAGAAACCGCCAGTCTGGCAAGCGCATAA
- a CDS encoding adenylyltransferase/cytidyltransferase family protein — MYEIALYGGAFNPPHAGHAQVMIEASCQARRLLVAPSFRHPYGKRMADYELRLNWLESIVEHVQPLCCAEVRASRVEQIVARGVEGPIYSYTLLAHLADSLAMDGKQIALVVGQDVADLLPTFYRGPELLERFSIICVEEQIHVRSTVLRERLALGESLPTHWMAPGMDPVNYDLYAAHGS, encoded by the coding sequence ATGTATGAAATAGCCCTCTACGGCGGCGCCTTCAACCCTCCTCACGCCGGGCACGCCCAGGTGATGATCGAAGCCTCATGCCAGGCCAGGCGTTTGCTGGTGGCCCCCAGCTTCAGGCACCCTTACGGCAAACGAATGGCCGACTATGAACTGCGCCTGAACTGGCTGGAATCGATCGTCGAGCACGTACAGCCGCTTTGCTGCGCGGAAGTGCGTGCCAGCCGGGTCGAACAGATCGTGGCGCGCGGCGTCGAAGGTCCGATCTACAGCTACACCCTGCTCGCTCATCTCGCCGACAGCCTGGCCATGGACGGTAAACAGATCGCCCTGGTGGTCGGCCAGGATGTGGCTGACCTGCTGCCAACCTTCTATCGCGGCCCGGAGTTGCTGGAGCGCTTTTCCATCATCTGCGTCGAGGAACAAATCCATGTGCGCAGTACGGTGCTGCGCGAACGGCTGGCCTTGGGCGAGTCGCTGCCCACCCACTGGATGGCACCCGGCATGGATCCGGTAAACTATGACCTCTACGCTGCCCACGGAAGCTGA
- a CDS encoding diguanylate cyclase — MPTPIHDPHYTPGGPLKRLPLRKAAMMFVAAVCLCLCGLLYLQLEQSRRYDLSLAEVASSNLTRAMAQQAQDTFLSADLVMTSLVDWIQAEGFGVMQNPRLQQIFARRVQALEQLHGLFLFDKNGQWVVTSFDDLPRRGGVADRDYFKFHQQNPTLLAHIGPAIRSRQNGEWIIPISRRINDPHGEFQGVLLAGIKLSYFDQFFKSFSLDDNGVMFLALSDGTLLARRPFEEARIGESLAHGDIFQKYLPHASFGNGMIRSVVDNVIRLYGYRQLDAYPLVVAAATPKETILRGWYANAYQSSVVVALVVLGVGLFGWVFVLQVRNGELIEADLRTAQEQLEVIATHDSLTGLANRRLFERALDIEFARGARQQSSLSLIMLDIDFFKRYNDAYGHVAGDQCLAEVARAVNSCCLRKSDLAVRYGGEEFAVLLPDTDIHGAFTIAEQIRHSLKDKHIIHSGAPSGHLTVSLGCYAFVPKDGDSIEMFIERADAALYQAKNLGRNRTVVMSMEGNPEVVVHPEV, encoded by the coding sequence TTGCCTACCCCCATTCACGACCCTCATTACACCCCCGGCGGCCCTCTTAAACGCTTGCCGCTGCGCAAGGCTGCGATGATGTTTGTTGCAGCGGTCTGCCTGTGTTTGTGTGGTTTGCTTTACCTGCAACTGGAACAGTCCCGGCGCTACGATTTGTCGTTGGCTGAGGTGGCGTCGTCGAACCTGACGCGGGCGATGGCGCAGCAGGCGCAGGACACGTTTCTGAGCGCGGACCTGGTGATGACCAGCCTGGTCGACTGGATACAGGCAGAGGGTTTTGGCGTAATGCAAAACCCGCGGCTGCAACAGATCTTCGCACGTCGGGTGCAGGCGCTCGAGCAGTTACACGGGCTGTTTCTGTTCGATAAAAACGGCCAGTGGGTGGTGACATCGTTTGATGACTTGCCGCGTCGCGGAGGTGTGGCCGATCGCGACTACTTCAAGTTCCATCAGCAGAATCCTACCTTGCTCGCGCACATTGGGCCGGCGATTCGTAGCCGGCAGAATGGCGAGTGGATCATTCCGATTTCCCGGCGGATAAACGACCCGCATGGCGAGTTCCAGGGCGTGCTGCTGGCCGGGATCAAGCTGTCGTACTTCGATCAGTTCTTCAAGAGCTTCAGCCTCGATGACAATGGCGTGATGTTTCTGGCGTTGTCGGACGGTACGCTGCTGGCCAGGCGACCGTTCGAGGAAGCGCGAATAGGCGAGTCGCTGGCACATGGGGATATTTTCCAGAAGTACCTGCCCCATGCCAGTTTCGGCAATGGGATGATCCGTTCGGTGGTGGATAACGTGATCCGGCTGTATGGCTATCGTCAGCTGGACGCCTACCCGCTGGTGGTTGCCGCGGCGACCCCGAAGGAGACGATTCTTCGGGGCTGGTACGCCAACGCCTATCAATCCAGCGTCGTCGTCGCCCTGGTGGTGCTCGGAGTGGGTTTGTTCGGTTGGGTATTTGTGCTGCAGGTTCGCAATGGTGAGCTTATCGAGGCGGATTTGCGGACTGCGCAAGAGCAGCTGGAAGTGATCGCGACTCACGATAGCCTGACCGGGTTGGCGAATCGTCGGCTGTTCGAGCGGGCGCTGGACATCGAATTTGCACGGGGTGCCCGCCAACAGAGTTCGTTGAGCCTGATCATGCTCGATATCGATTTTTTCAAACGTTACAACGATGCCTACGGTCATGTGGCGGGGGATCAGTGCCTGGCGGAAGTGGCGCGCGCGGTAAACAGTTGTTGTCTGCGCAAATCCGACCTGGCGGTGCGTTATGGCGGTGAAGAGTTTGCGGTGCTGTTGCCCGACACGGACATTCACGGCGCCTTTACGATTGCCGAGCAGATCCGCCACAGTCTCAAGGACAAGCACATCATCCATTCAGGCGCGCCTTCGGGGCATCTGACGGTGAGCCTGGGCTGTTATGCGTTTGTGCCCAAAGACGGGGATAGCATCGAAATGTTTATCGAGCGGGCAGACGCGGCGTTGTATCAGGCGAAAAACTTGGGTCGAAACCGCACGGTGGTGATGTCGATGGAAGGAAATCCTGAAGTGGTCGTGCATCCAGAAGTCTGA
- a CDS encoding NUDIX hydrolase codes for MKPVTESQCLLETPYFNVVRENGYFIIKEARAINGVVAVPTLEDGRLMLVNLKRRAIGGMSIEFPRGAIDENETACDAAARELLEETGWQALKVKELGLLHSNTSLIASAVAVCQVYLDTQATDTTDGEVDDLLFITRQELMAMITAGQITDGHTLSAAMMLIASEASRP; via the coding sequence ATGAAGCCTGTCACCGAATCCCAGTGCCTGCTGGAAACCCCATACTTCAACGTGGTCCGCGAGAACGGCTACTTCATCATCAAGGAAGCCCGGGCTATCAACGGCGTGGTGGCCGTACCGACCCTTGAAGACGGCCGGTTGATGCTGGTCAACCTCAAGCGCCGGGCCATTGGCGGGATGTCCATCGAGTTCCCGCGGGGCGCCATCGACGAGAACGAAACCGCCTGCGACGCGGCGGCCCGCGAGCTGCTGGAGGAAACGGGCTGGCAGGCGCTGAAGGTCAAGGAGTTGGGTTTGCTGCACAGCAACACATCGCTGATTGCCAGTGCGGTTGCGGTGTGCCAGGTCTACCTCGATACACAAGCCACCGACACAACCGATGGCGAGGTGGATGATCTTTTGTTCATCACCCGCCAGGAACTGATGGCCATGATCACCGCCGGCCAGATCACCGATGGCCACACGCTCTCGGCGGCAATGATGCTGATCGCCAGCGAGGCCAGTCGTCCCTAG
- a CDS encoding nucleobase:cation symporter-2 family protein, with protein MKTPSVSHQRPEDENLGVGANMAYGLQHVLTMYGGIVAVPLIIGQAAGLSPADIGLLIAASLFAGGLATLLQTLGLPFFGCQLPLVQGVSFSGVATMVAIVGSGGEGGFQSILGAVVAASLIGLLITPVFSRITKFFPPLVTGIVITTIGLTLMPVAARWAMGGNSHAESFGSMANIGLAALTLALVLMLSKIGSATISRLSILLAMVIGTVIAVFLGMADFSTVTQGPMFGFPAPFHFGMPTFHFAAILSMCIVIMVTLVETSADILAVGEIIGTKVDSRRLGNGLRADMLSSMIAPIFGSFTQSAFAQNVGLVAVTGIKSRYVVATGGVFLVVLGLLPVMGRVIAAVPTSVLGGAGIVLFGTVAASGIRTLSKVDYRNNVNLIIVATSIGFGMIPIAAPNFYDHFPSWFATIFHSGISSSAIMAIALNLTFNHFTTGNSDQQSVFAAGTERTLRFQDLAALREGDYFSRGKLHDCDGNEVPVVVDSSHGPTEHHAEHAKSSEHV; from the coding sequence ATGAAAACGCCCTCTGTTTCACACCAGCGGCCTGAGGATGAAAACCTCGGGGTCGGCGCGAATATGGCTTACGGCCTGCAACACGTTCTGACCATGTATGGCGGTATCGTTGCGGTACCACTGATCATCGGCCAGGCGGCCGGGCTTTCTCCGGCCGACATCGGTTTGTTGATTGCGGCGTCACTGTTTGCGGGGGGCTTGGCGACATTGCTGCAAACCCTCGGATTACCGTTTTTCGGCTGTCAGTTGCCGCTGGTTCAGGGCGTTTCGTTCTCGGGTGTCGCGACCATGGTGGCGATTGTCGGCAGCGGTGGTGAGGGCGGTTTTCAGTCGATTCTGGGGGCGGTGGTCGCCGCCTCGCTGATCGGGCTGCTGATCACGCCGGTGTTCTCTCGAATTACCAAGTTCTTCCCGCCGTTGGTCACCGGTATCGTGATTACCACCATCGGCCTGACGCTGATGCCGGTGGCAGCGCGCTGGGCCATGGGCGGTAACAGTCACGCCGAGAGCTTCGGCAGCATGGCGAACATCGGGCTGGCGGCATTGACGCTGGCACTGGTGCTGATGTTGAGCAAGATCGGCAGCGCCACGATCTCCCGCTTGTCGATTCTGTTGGCCATGGTGATCGGTACGGTGATTGCGGTGTTCCTTGGCATGGCCGACTTTTCGACGGTGACTCAGGGGCCGATGTTTGGCTTCCCGGCACCGTTCCACTTCGGCATGCCGACCTTCCACTTCGCAGCGATCCTGTCGATGTGCATTGTGATCATGGTGACGCTGGTGGAAACCTCTGCGGACATTCTGGCGGTCGGTGAAATCATTGGCACCAAGGTTGATTCCAGGCGTCTGGGCAATGGGCTGCGGGCTGACATGCTGTCGAGCATGATCGCGCCGATCTTTGGCTCCTTCACCCAAAGTGCCTTTGCCCAGAACGTCGGGCTGGTGGCGGTGACCGGGATCAAGAGCCGCTATGTGGTGGCCACCGGCGGGGTGTTCCTGGTGGTGCTCGGGCTGTTGCCGGTGATGGGGCGCGTGATCGCCGCTGTGCCGACATCCGTCCTCGGTGGTGCCGGTATCGTGCTGTTTGGCACCGTGGCGGCGAGTGGTATACGTACGCTGTCCAAGGTCGATTACCGCAACAACGTGAACCTGATCATCGTCGCCACTTCCATCGGCTTCGGCATGATCCCCATCGCCGCTCCCAACTTCTACGATCACTTCCCTAGCTGGTTTGCGACCATCTTCCATTCCGGCATCAGCTCGTCGGCGATCATGGCGATCGCACTCAACCTGACCTTCAACCACTTCACCACCGGTAACTCGGACCAGCAGTCGGTCTTTGCTGCCGGCACCGAACGGACCTTGCGTTTCCAGGATCTGGCGGCGTTGCGCGAAGGGGATTACTTCAGTCGCGGCAAGCTGCACGACTGCGACGGTAACGAAGTCCCGGTGGTGGTGGATTCATCCCACGGCCCGACGGAGCATCATGCGGAGCATGCCAAAAGCAGTGAGCATGTCTGA
- a CDS encoding HAD family phosphatase yields the protein MNTLNRPATIDTVVFDLGNVLIRWNPRNLYRKIFGEDVQAMETFLSEVCPPEWNERQDAGRSWQEGVEEAIARHPSQEALIRAYHERWEETLGGVLEESVQILDELHAKGVRLLALTNWSAETFPIALQRFPFLQTFEGILVSGEEGLIKPDPAIFQLLKSRYRFEGHHAVFIDDHAPNIAGARQEGFNALQFTSAAQLRKDLAALGLPVQALSEPA from the coding sequence ATGAACACTCTGAACCGCCCCGCAACCATCGACACCGTTGTGTTCGACCTCGGTAACGTGCTGATTCGCTGGAACCCAAGAAACCTTTACCGGAAGATCTTCGGCGAAGACGTACAGGCCATGGAGACTTTTCTTTCCGAGGTCTGCCCTCCCGAGTGGAACGAGCGCCAGGACGCAGGCCGGTCGTGGCAGGAAGGGGTCGAGGAAGCCATCGCGCGGCATCCGTCGCAAGAGGCGCTGATTCGTGCGTACCACGAGCGCTGGGAAGAGACACTCGGCGGCGTACTGGAAGAGAGCGTGCAGATCCTCGATGAACTGCACGCCAAAGGCGTCCGCCTGCTGGCCCTGACCAACTGGTCCGCCGAAACCTTCCCGATTGCCCTTCAGCGTTTTCCCTTTCTGCAGACATTCGAGGGCATTCTGGTGTCTGGCGAAGAAGGCCTCATCAAGCCCGACCCGGCGATCTTCCAGCTACTGAAATCTCGCTACCGGTTCGAAGGTCACCATGCGGTGTTTATCGATGATCACGCGCCGAACATCGCAGGTGCACGTCAGGAAGGCTTCAATGCGCTGCAGTTCACCAGTGCCGCGCAACTGCGCAAAGACCTGGCAGCGCTGGGGTTGCCGGTGCAGGCACTGAGCGAGCCGGCATAA
- a CDS encoding arylamine N-acetyltransferase: MIQAELSNVDLYLKRLGYDTPPSPTLDTLRELQSRHTATFPFETLSTMLWVPVPIDLPSVERKVLHEGRGGYCYELNNMFLALLQQLGFEARGISGRVVMGGPEDALTARTHRLSLVTLDGVRYITDVGFGGMVPTAPLRLDTEEEQPTGHEPYRIVRKDSSYALRAKVAGEWRPMYVFDLQVQSDIDYQIGNWYVSTHPDSPFRGQLKVARTGPGMRRTLNNGSYAIHRMGQESERRQLTNADEVIAVLEREFDIRLPQHPELRQVLAQLVSSSERPD; this comes from the coding sequence ATGATTCAGGCTGAACTATCGAACGTTGACCTCTACCTGAAACGCCTCGGTTATGACACGCCGCCGTCGCCCACGCTCGACACCCTTCGCGAGTTGCAGTCGCGTCATACCGCAACGTTCCCTTTTGAAACCCTGTCGACGATGTTGTGGGTTCCGGTGCCCATCGACCTGCCTTCGGTCGAGCGCAAAGTCCTGCACGAGGGGCGAGGCGGTTACTGTTACGAGCTGAACAACATGTTCCTCGCCCTGCTTCAGCAACTGGGGTTCGAAGCCCGAGGGATCAGCGGGCGGGTGGTGATGGGTGGCCCCGAGGACGCGTTGACCGCGCGTACTCACCGCTTGAGCCTGGTCACCCTGGACGGGGTTCGTTACATCACGGATGTCGGCTTTGGCGGCATGGTGCCCACGGCGCCGCTGCGCCTTGATACTGAAGAGGAGCAGCCGACCGGCCATGAGCCGTACCGCATCGTTCGCAAGGACAGCAGCTACGCTTTGCGTGCGAAGGTCGCGGGGGAGTGGCGGCCGATGTACGTGTTCGATCTGCAGGTTCAGTCAGACATCGACTATCAGATCGGCAATTGGTATGTCTCGACCCACCCCGACTCTCCGTTTCGAGGGCAATTGAAGGTGGCGCGCACCGGGCCAGGGATGCGCCGCACGCTCAACAACGGTAGTTATGCGATTCACCGGATGGGCCAGGAGAGCGAGCGCCGGCAGCTCACGAATGCTGATGAAGTGATTGCGGTGCTGGAGCGCGAGTTCGACATTCGCCTGCCGCAGCATCCAGAGTTGAGGCAGGTGCTGGCGCAACTGGTCAGCTCAAGCGAAAGACCTGACTGA
- a CDS encoding BrnA antitoxin family protein, whose product MKEEYDFSSAKRGPVAASKGKTRITIMLDDAVIEAARELAESAGYGYQTVINNTLRQALLNAKGQGPTPASAIDAGIKHLKKGITAAELKSLEQTLSVAASEINRMLEAEHSPKAKPKATRTLNHA is encoded by the coding sequence ATGAAAGAAGAATACGACTTCAGCAGCGCCAAACGTGGGCCGGTTGCCGCCAGTAAAGGCAAGACCCGCATCACCATCATGCTCGATGACGCCGTGATAGAGGCAGCACGCGAGCTCGCAGAGAGTGCGGGATATGGCTATCAGACCGTGATCAACAATACCTTGCGCCAAGCCTTGCTGAACGCAAAAGGTCAGGGTCCGACGCCTGCCTCCGCCATTGACGCAGGCATCAAACACCTGAAGAAGGGAATTACCGCTGCTGAACTGAAATCACTGGAGCAGACGTTGAGTGTGGCAGCCAGTGAAATCAACCGGATGCTCGAAGCCGAGCACAGCCCGAAGGCAAAACCCAAAGCGACTCGAACACTGAACCATGCCTGA
- the bla gene encoding class A beta-lactamase, translating into MKYSPSRRSLLKAGLTLPLITLVVPAWANASAADKPLAELYKKLAELENSAKGRLGVALINTANGHEIQYRGGERFPFCSTFKLMLAAAVLHKSMAEPGLLEKHIAYAEADLLSYAPIAKQNLKQGMSVAQLCGATLQYSDNTAANLLIKEMGGVAAVNQFAKGLGDPAFRLDRREPELNTAIPDDQRDTTTPAAMAASVQKVVLGDALATPQREQLVTWLKGNTTGDASIRAGTPTGWIVGDKTGSGDYGTTNDVAVLWPQTGAPVVLAVYFTQHQKDAEARRDVLASATRLVMAHAS; encoded by the coding sequence ATGAAGTATTCACCTTCGCGACGTTCATTGTTGAAGGCAGGTCTGACACTGCCATTGATCACACTGGTCGTTCCGGCCTGGGCTAACGCTTCGGCTGCGGATAAACCGCTGGCCGAGTTGTACAAGAAACTTGCCGAGTTGGAGAACAGTGCGAAAGGTCGATTGGGCGTTGCCTTGATCAACACTGCCAATGGTCACGAGATTCAGTATCGGGGCGGTGAGCGTTTTCCGTTCTGCAGTACTTTCAAGTTGATGTTGGCCGCAGCGGTGTTGCACAAAAGCATGGCTGAGCCGGGGTTGCTGGAAAAGCATATTGCCTATGCTGAAGCCGACCTGCTGTCTTACGCCCCCATCGCCAAACAGAATCTGAAACAGGGCATGAGCGTTGCGCAGCTGTGCGGCGCCACCTTGCAATACAGCGATAACACTGCCGCCAACTTGTTGATCAAGGAGATGGGTGGAGTGGCAGCGGTTAACCAGTTCGCCAAAGGCCTGGGTGATCCGGCGTTCCGGCTTGATCGCCGGGAGCCGGAGCTGAATACGGCGATTCCTGATGATCAGCGTGATACCACGACACCGGCTGCGATGGCCGCCAGTGTGCAGAAAGTGGTGCTGGGTGATGCGTTGGCAACGCCACAGCGCGAGCAGTTGGTGACCTGGCTCAAGGGCAACACCACTGGCGATGCGAGCATTCGGGCCGGCACACCGACGGGTTGGATCGTCGGCGATAAAACCGGTAGCGGCGACTACGGCACCACAAACGATGTGGCGGTGCTTTGGCCACAGACAGGCGCACCCGTGGTGCTCGCGGTTTACTTCACCCAACATCAAAAAGACGCCGAAGCACGTCGTGATGTTCTGGCGTCTGCCACCCGTTTGGTGATGGCGCACGCGTCCTGA
- a CDS encoding demethoxyubiquinone hydroxylase family protein, producing the protein MKYKDSTASLDTARKILKVNHAGEFGAINIYRSQIFVSRLLRKDYVPLLESFMEDEKRHMNRFWEEIQRRNGIKCKSYWLCGAGGWFMGFISALLGKSGVMACTWAVESVVVSHLKNQLSYLESRNDLAAYETVQSILEDEENHRDTGRVEGGSALLYGPFRWIISLFTEGVIRFGMR; encoded by the coding sequence ATGAAATATAAAGACAGCACGGCATCGCTGGACACCGCCAGAAAAATTCTCAAGGTGAACCACGCCGGGGAATTCGGCGCTATCAACATTTACCGATCGCAGATCTTTGTATCGCGCCTGCTACGCAAAGACTACGTGCCTCTTCTGGAAAGCTTCATGGAAGACGAAAAACGTCACATGAACCGGTTTTGGGAAGAGATACAGCGCCGCAACGGCATCAAGTGCAAGAGCTACTGGCTCTGTGGTGCCGGGGGCTGGTTCATGGGTTTTATCTCGGCACTGCTCGGCAAAAGCGGCGTCATGGCCTGCACCTGGGCCGTGGAATCGGTCGTGGTGAGCCATTTGAAAAACCAGCTCTCCTACCTTGAAAGCCGGAACGACCTGGCGGCCTATGAAACGGTCCAGTCGATTCTGGAAGATGAGGAAAACCACCGCGATACCGGTCGAGTCGAGGGCGGCAGCGCGCTGTTGTATGGGCCGTTCAGATGGATAATCAGTTTGTTTACGGAGGGTGTTATTCGGTTTGGGATGCGGTAA
- a CDS encoding NUDIX hydrolase produces MPDRIPPPSAYLHTIDLCVLRYCRETKALEILLNRRETEPFAGHWALPGIVVNGGVEDLTLNDAVERLRASKKVGMPLAWIEQVGTVGDAFRDPRCWSSSTFYLAIVSDAVQPAEHQGFFPLKDVAEASTRLPFDHNSLVASVQERLFSKSLYSSLPLMFLGNEFSAPEAVSIFSLVLERPVLKTSIRQRLLKMIEAGHLQETGRKKSGDGGRPQATVENLKPANLYLFDRCFLE; encoded by the coding sequence ATGCCAGACCGCATCCCCCCTCCAAGCGCTTACCTGCACACCATCGACCTTTGTGTGCTGCGCTATTGCCGGGAAACCAAGGCGCTGGAAATCCTCCTGAACCGACGCGAAACCGAACCGTTCGCCGGCCACTGGGCACTCCCCGGGATCGTGGTCAATGGCGGGGTCGAAGACCTCACGCTGAACGACGCCGTGGAGCGCCTGCGCGCCTCGAAAAAAGTCGGCATGCCGCTGGCCTGGATCGAGCAGGTCGGCACGGTCGGCGACGCGTTCCGCGATCCGCGTTGCTGGTCGTCGTCGACCTTCTACCTCGCCATCGTCAGCGATGCGGTCCAGCCGGCCGAACACCAGGGATTTTTCCCGCTCAAAGACGTGGCCGAAGCCTCGACCAGACTGCCCTTCGATCACAACAGCCTGGTGGCCTCGGTGCAGGAGCGCCTGTTCTCCAAGTCGTTGTACAGCAGCCTGCCGTTGATGTTCCTCGGCAACGAATTCAGCGCGCCTGAAGCGGTGAGCATATTCTCCCTGGTGCTTGAACGACCGGTGCTCAAGACCAGCATCCGCCAGCGCCTGCTGAAGATGATCGAGGCCGGCCACCTGCAAGAGACCGGGCGCAAGAAAAGCGGCGACGGCGGCCGCCCGCAAGCCACGGTGGAAAACCTCAAACCCGCCAACCTCTACCTTTTCGATCGCTGCTTTCTGGAGTAA